A stretch of Shinella zoogloeoides DNA encodes these proteins:
- a CDS encoding HK97 family phage prohead protease, whose product MSDNRLYHEARFAPTDEGIIEGYAAIFGERNAHNEIVQRGAFRRTLAEHKARGIAPPLLLHHDRSKVGGVWVEMREDERGLFVRGQLALKTADGAAAHELARMGGLTGVSIGFRERGSRVDAAGVLLLTDIDLVEVSLVALPSADSARIQSVRADTRGNAAFTSAALAAASFIRNLK is encoded by the coding sequence ATGTCGGATAATCGCCTCTATCACGAAGCGCGTTTCGCTCCGACCGACGAGGGTATTATCGAAGGTTATGCGGCGATCTTCGGCGAGCGCAACGCGCACAACGAAATCGTTCAGAGGGGCGCATTCAGGCGAACCCTGGCCGAGCACAAGGCCCGTGGCATCGCACCGCCGCTGCTCCTGCACCATGACCGCAGCAAGGTCGGTGGCGTGTGGGTGGAGATGCGCGAAGACGAACGCGGGCTTTTCGTCCGCGGCCAGCTTGCCCTGAAGACGGCCGATGGCGCCGCTGCCCATGAACTTGCCCGCATGGGTGGCCTCACTGGTGTCTCTATTGGCTTCCGCGAACGCGGATCCCGTGTGGACGCTGCCGGCGTCCTTCTCTTGACCGACATCGACTTGGTCGAGGTGAGCCTTGTCGCTCTCCCATCGGCCGACAGTGCGCGCATCCAATCGGTACGCGCCGACACCCGCGGCAACGCCGCTTTCACCAGCGCCGCACTTGCCGCGGCCTCTTTCATTAGGAACCTTAAATGA
- a CDS encoding phage major capsid protein — translation MNTARKLAPIQTRNAPVNDNDPATRAVEELRSAVEQHRTATDERLTTELRALQDRLDEFEVRGQRGGTGGNDDPDVEIRALATLIRAGDDTEVRAAASDNNPDGGWFVLPQVDTTIRTLLTDISSLRGLAEVVTISTDKYERFYSFGKRGAQWVTERGDRPQDTARPELKKHSYGVAELYAAPAATRHVLDDASIDIANWLIQNAVHDFAETEGEAFWTGDGVDNSPKGLLTYGTTAEKDFTRAWGVHQHVAIGSTTPLAEQWADGLIKLIAALRKPYKPNARFIMNSATAVRIRTIKDEDGRFLWAPTGNLIEGVEHPLLGYQVEIDESMPDIGENALPIAFGDFRQGYVIVDRQGIRINRDELTQKGRVIFDTYKRVGGGAGDFNAIKFLKVSAN, via the coding sequence ATGAACACTGCACGTAAACTCGCCCCCATCCAGACCCGCAACGCTCCGGTCAATGACAACGACCCTGCGACCCGCGCCGTGGAGGAGCTGCGCTCCGCCGTCGAGCAGCACCGCACCGCGACCGACGAGCGCCTGACCACGGAGCTTCGCGCCCTTCAGGACCGCCTTGACGAATTCGAGGTCCGCGGCCAGCGTGGCGGCACGGGTGGCAATGACGATCCTGATGTCGAAATCCGCGCCCTCGCCACGCTGATCCGTGCCGGCGACGACACAGAAGTCCGCGCTGCCGCTTCGGACAACAATCCGGATGGCGGCTGGTTCGTCCTCCCGCAGGTAGACACCACGATCCGCACGCTGCTCACGGACATCTCCAGCCTGCGCGGCCTGGCAGAAGTCGTGACGATCAGCACCGACAAATATGAAAGATTCTACAGCTTCGGCAAGCGCGGCGCGCAGTGGGTGACGGAACGCGGCGACCGGCCGCAGGACACGGCCCGCCCGGAACTGAAGAAGCACTCATATGGCGTGGCAGAGTTGTACGCCGCTCCGGCTGCAACCCGCCATGTGCTGGATGACGCATCGATCGACATTGCGAACTGGCTCATCCAGAATGCGGTCCACGATTTCGCGGAAACCGAGGGCGAAGCCTTCTGGACCGGCGACGGCGTGGACAATTCTCCCAAGGGTCTCCTGACCTACGGCACGACCGCTGAGAAGGACTTCACCCGTGCATGGGGCGTGCACCAGCACGTCGCCATCGGATCGACGACGCCGCTCGCTGAACAGTGGGCTGATGGCCTGATCAAGCTCATCGCAGCGTTGCGTAAGCCCTACAAGCCCAATGCCCGCTTCATCATGAACAGTGCGACTGCAGTCAGAATCCGCACCATCAAGGATGAGGACGGCCGATTCCTATGGGCTCCGACTGGCAACCTGATAGAAGGAGTCGAGCACCCGCTCCTCGGCTACCAGGTCGAGATTGACGAGAGCATGCCGGACATCGGCGAGAATGCCCTCCCGATTGCCTTCGGCGATTTCCGCCAGGGGTACGTCATCGTCGATCGCCAGGGCATCCGCATCAACCGCGACGAGCTGACCCAGAAGGGCCGCGTTATCTTCGACACCTACAAGCGTGTCGGTGGTGGTGCGGGCGACTTCAACGCCATCAAGTTCCTGAAGGTTTCCGCCAACTAA
- a CDS encoding tape measure protein encodes MANKDMARVVLQMEAEVTKLRKDFDKAEGIVKNSTNRMASASNRAAKQMETNMSRAAGKVGAAAGGMASRLAGAFAAAASIGAAVQLVDAAKKIENALKVTGLEGEALTAVYDSLFAAAQKNAAPIESLTTLYSKLALVQNELGVSGEELIGFTDKIALALRVGGTDAVAASGALLQLSQALGGGVVRAEEFNSVLEGAPTIAQAAAAGLREAGGSVAKLRTLVVDGKVSSEAFFRAFEAGAVTLEQKVAGSGLTVSQQFVQLQNVLVDTAGKIDKATDASGRLGKGIESLADVVRGFGQIIAETADSDLGKLLGWFDNAIDKADQFRKVMGGIPGIVSKLSQVNQEILTGKPIGSTLNEQNIQNRIDAAFEGTGVTPKSGRLPATPKVETVSIDDYKVSGAKTGGRSGGRASASKDDLDRELKQIRERTDALTASYAAQAALNPLVNDYGFALEKARAKQELLAAAQRDGKEITTALEQDIDAAAEAYARAGAAVEQLSEKQGQAREAAEFFGQTLFDSVSDFIPKIETGNTALDKFVNTLADAAAQALLLGKGPLAGLFGGGGGLFGSGGGGALLGATFSLNIGGAR; translated from the coding sequence ATGGCAAACAAAGACATGGCGCGCGTCGTCCTCCAAATGGAGGCCGAGGTAACGAAGCTCCGCAAGGACTTCGATAAGGCCGAAGGCATCGTCAAGAATTCGACGAACCGTATGGCGAGCGCGAGCAATCGCGCTGCAAAGCAGATGGAAACCAACATGTCGCGCGCGGCCGGTAAGGTAGGGGCCGCTGCGGGCGGCATGGCCTCTCGGCTAGCCGGGGCGTTTGCGGCGGCGGCATCAATCGGTGCGGCCGTGCAATTGGTGGACGCCGCCAAGAAGATCGAGAACGCGCTTAAGGTGACGGGCCTTGAGGGTGAAGCGCTGACCGCTGTATATGACAGCTTGTTCGCCGCCGCGCAAAAGAACGCTGCTCCGATTGAAAGCCTCACCACGCTCTATTCCAAGCTAGCACTGGTGCAGAACGAGCTCGGAGTTTCCGGCGAAGAGTTGATTGGCTTCACCGACAAAATCGCGCTGGCCCTGCGTGTCGGCGGTACAGATGCCGTTGCTGCGTCCGGCGCGCTCCTGCAACTTAGCCAGGCTCTAGGCGGTGGCGTGGTCCGTGCCGAGGAATTTAATAGCGTGCTTGAAGGCGCCCCCACTATCGCGCAAGCCGCTGCGGCAGGTCTTCGGGAGGCCGGCGGCTCCGTCGCGAAGCTGCGCACGCTCGTGGTCGACGGCAAGGTCTCTTCGGAAGCATTTTTCCGCGCATTCGAAGCCGGTGCCGTAACGCTGGAGCAGAAGGTTGCGGGTTCGGGCCTCACCGTCTCCCAACAATTCGTCCAGTTGCAGAACGTTCTGGTCGATACCGCAGGTAAAATCGACAAGGCAACTGATGCAAGCGGGCGGCTCGGCAAGGGCATTGAGAGCCTTGCGGATGTTGTGCGCGGTTTCGGTCAGATCATTGCGGAAACCGCTGACAGTGATTTGGGCAAACTGCTCGGTTGGTTTGATAACGCCATCGACAAGGCTGACCAGTTCCGAAAGGTCATGGGCGGCATTCCGGGGATTGTATCCAAGCTATCGCAGGTGAACCAGGAAATCCTCACTGGCAAGCCAATCGGCTCCACCCTGAACGAGCAGAACATCCAGAACCGGATTGATGCAGCATTCGAGGGTACGGGCGTCACACCGAAGAGCGGTCGTCTTCCGGCCACCCCGAAGGTCGAGACTGTTAGCATCGATGACTACAAGGTCTCAGGCGCAAAAACGGGAGGACGGTCAGGTGGCCGGGCTTCCGCGTCGAAAGACGACCTAGACCGCGAACTGAAGCAGATCCGCGAGCGCACCGATGCATTGACCGCATCGTATGCGGCGCAAGCGGCGCTCAATCCGTTGGTCAATGATTACGGTTTCGCTCTTGAGAAGGCACGCGCAAAGCAGGAACTGCTCGCGGCCGCCCAACGCGATGGCAAGGAAATCACCACGGCCCTTGAGCAGGACATCGACGCCGCAGCCGAAGCTTACGCCCGTGCCGGTGCCGCAGTCGAGCAACTATCTGAAAAGCAGGGCCAGGCACGCGAGGCCGCCGAATTCTTCGGCCAAACTCTTTTCGATTCCGTTTCGGATTTCATTCCGAAGATCGAGACAGGCAACACAGCCCTCGACAAGTTCGTCAATACGCTGGCGGATGCAGCCGCTCAGGCGCTGCTGCTCGGCAAAGGCCCCCTGGCCGGACTGTTTGGCGGTGGCGGTGGGCTCTTTGGCAGTGGCGGTGGCGGCGCTCTTCTCGGTGCTACCTTTTCTCTCAACATTGGAGGCGCCCGATGA
- a CDS encoding terminase large subunit produces MTEVKTRRPAWISDGTPLLDPHGKGQRAVDFLRWMRHPKSLSGYFHMDPWQESLVRKIYGNTRGDGTRQYRTVFLMVGRGGRKTALAAGLEMLHLVGPERVSGSQIYSAANSQKQSALCHREMAGIIRNTPTLKGAVKIQDTLKRARYIKHDVTYEAMSADASNAHGLTPAFTFIDELHEFRTGDLLDAIRTGHNKTRNSLLFIATTAGAGRDTPAYDFYSYAKDVAADPSIDPTFLPVLFEAAPDDDWQDESIWFETNPGLPEYPDLEGLRVYAREAAHRPSQRDAFRRLHLGVWLEQNESPWLDMAIYDEGDQPVDHAELKDAPAFLGVDLGFTEDLAAIVAAFPRPDGNMILVPYIYAAEDTLAQRQEQDGQPWMEWFHDEHLLTTPGRSIDLEVIEAKIRELCEDHDVQEIAIDRFGAHGIRRRLEEDGLPIFEHGQSFGHMGPPIKAMERLVLEGRLIHGGHPVLRNHFSNAHLRADDMGNQRFQKGRDRSRKVDGAIAATMAAGRADAAIEAGSIFDNYEPGSLVLG; encoded by the coding sequence ATGACAGAAGTGAAGACGCGCCGCCCGGCGTGGATATCTGACGGCACGCCGCTCCTGGACCCGCATGGCAAAGGCCAGAGAGCCGTCGATTTTCTCCGCTGGATGCGGCACCCCAAGAGCCTTTCCGGATACTTCCACATGGACCCATGGCAGGAATCTCTGGTCCGCAAGATCTATGGAAATACCCGCGGCGACGGCACCCGCCAGTATCGCACCGTCTTCCTGATGGTGGGACGCGGCGGTCGAAAGACCGCCTTGGCGGCAGGGCTGGAAATGCTGCACCTGGTCGGCCCGGAGCGCGTCTCCGGATCGCAGATCTACAGCGCCGCCAATTCTCAAAAGCAATCGGCGCTCTGTCATCGCGAGATGGCAGGCATCATCCGGAACACGCCGACGCTCAAGGGCGCGGTCAAGATTCAGGACACGCTGAAGCGGGCTCGCTACATCAAGCATGACGTGACCTACGAGGCGATGTCAGCGGATGCCAGCAATGCGCACGGCCTGACGCCTGCCTTTACCTTCATCGACGAACTGCATGAATTCCGGACGGGCGACCTGCTGGATGCCATCCGTACAGGACACAATAAGACCCGCAACAGCCTGCTTTTCATTGCCACGACGGCAGGAGCAGGCCGCGACACGCCGGCCTATGACTTCTACAGCTATGCGAAGGACGTAGCGGCTGACCCGTCGATCGACCCGACCTTCTTGCCGGTGTTGTTCGAAGCCGCGCCGGATGACGACTGGCAGGACGAATCGATATGGTTCGAGACGAACCCCGGCCTTCCGGAATATCCCGATCTTGAGGGCTTGCGCGTCTATGCGCGTGAAGCCGCTCACCGGCCTAGCCAACGCGATGCTTTTCGGCGCCTGCACCTCGGCGTGTGGCTGGAGCAGAACGAGTCGCCCTGGCTTGATATGGCGATCTATGACGAGGGCGACCAGCCCGTCGATCACGCCGAACTGAAGGACGCACCAGCGTTCCTTGGCGTCGACCTCGGCTTCACAGAAGATCTGGCGGCGATCGTTGCGGCATTCCCGCGGCCGGACGGCAACATGATCTTGGTTCCGTACATCTATGCAGCCGAAGACACCCTCGCACAGCGCCAGGAGCAAGACGGCCAGCCGTGGATGGAGTGGTTTCACGACGAGCATCTGCTCACCACTCCCGGTCGGTCTATCGATCTAGAGGTCATAGAGGCGAAGATCCGCGAACTTTGCGAGGATCACGACGTCCAGGAAATCGCCATCGACCGCTTCGGCGCTCATGGCATTCGTCGACGGCTTGAGGAAGACGGCTTGCCGATCTTCGAGCACGGCCAGTCCTTCGGCCACATGGGTCCGCCCATCAAGGCGATGGAACGGCTGGTGCTGGAAGGCAGGCTAATCCACGGGGGTCATCCCGTGCTCCGCAACCACTTCTCGAATGCGCATCTCCGCGCCGATGACATGGGTAATCAGCGCTTTCAGAAAGGCCGGGACCGTTCCCGAAAGGTGGATGGCGCAATCGCAGCCACCATGGCCGCCGGCCGTGCAGACGCCGCCATAGAGGCTGGGTCGATCTTCGACAACTACGAACCAGGCAGCCTGGTGTTAGGATAG
- a CDS encoding phage portal protein, producing the protein MNLWPFKRRALTADDLPAGLMAPSSSAGIAVNASTALRSPTVLGCVRILSEIVGSLPVHVYKRGPDGARDRDQNHDAQAILVQPNPWTAGSDQRITMMVDCLLHGEAFGRVLRARGVPKEVHRLDPSAVTVKIDDRTLEPSYQVAQKVGAPIVLKWRDVIHVQTPGSLLDKPLKLIDLARDAIGLDIAMQRYEGRAFSAGGRPSGLLKVPPKTPPERRKEIHAAWEEAHGGGNVGRTAIIDDSMDWKAISMTMVEADFLQLRKHAAAEINRAFKVPEVLNGVTDRAVWRNVEELSAIFLETALVPWLDTWQAAYSRCLLTPAERATHFLEFKVDALARANLAARYAAYRQACGGSWMTPDEIRKLDNLPPIEGGDKLVLQAGQTPANNNQPQGDDDGNTSQSAEGR; encoded by the coding sequence ATGAACCTATGGCCCTTCAAACGTCGAGCCCTGACGGCCGACGACCTGCCCGCCGGCCTTATGGCCCCGTCATCTTCGGCGGGTATCGCGGTCAACGCCAGCACGGCGCTGCGGTCTCCTACGGTACTCGGTTGCGTGCGCATCCTTTCCGAAATCGTCGGTTCGCTGCCCGTGCATGTGTATAAGCGTGGCCCGGATGGTGCCCGTGACCGCGACCAGAACCACGACGCACAGGCCATTCTCGTTCAGCCGAACCCATGGACGGCCGGCAGTGATCAGCGCATCACAATGATGGTCGATTGCCTGCTGCACGGCGAAGCGTTTGGGCGCGTCCTGCGTGCCCGCGGCGTTCCGAAGGAGGTCCACCGGCTCGACCCATCCGCCGTCACCGTGAAGATCGATGACCGCACTCTCGAGCCGTCCTATCAGGTGGCGCAGAAGGTCGGTGCACCAATCGTCCTCAAGTGGCGCGACGTGATCCACGTGCAGACGCCGGGCAGCCTGCTCGACAAGCCGCTGAAGCTGATCGATCTGGCTCGCGATGCCATCGGCCTCGACATCGCCATGCAGCGCTACGAAGGCCGGGCCTTCTCCGCGGGTGGCCGTCCTTCTGGCCTTCTCAAGGTTCCGCCGAAAACCCCGCCTGAGCGCCGCAAGGAAATCCACGCGGCATGGGAAGAAGCCCACGGCGGCGGGAACGTTGGACGCACGGCGATCATCGACGACTCGATGGACTGGAAAGCCATCTCGATGACCATGGTCGAGGCGGACTTCCTCCAGCTTCGGAAGCACGCCGCTGCTGAAATCAACCGCGCATTCAAAGTGCCGGAAGTGCTGAACGGCGTGACCGATCGAGCCGTCTGGCGAAACGTCGAAGAGCTTTCCGCGATCTTCCTCGAGACTGCTCTGGTGCCGTGGCTCGACACCTGGCAGGCGGCATACTCGCGCTGCTTGCTCACCCCGGCAGAACGCGCCACGCATTTCCTTGAATTCAAGGTGGACGCTCTGGCCCGCGCGAACCTGGCGGCACGCTACGCGGCATACCGGCAGGCGTGCGGCGGTTCGTGGATGACGCCGGACGAAATCCGAAAGCTGGATAATCTGCCCCCGATTGAGGGCGGCGACAAGCTTGTCCTACAGGCCGGCCAGACCCCGGCAAATAACAACCAACCTCAAGGAGACGATGATGGCAACACCAGCCAATCCGCTGAAGGCCGTTGA
- a CDS encoding integrase, translated as MSRARKPARLWLRPADKDREAVWLILDGGKQFRTGCSQHDRAGAEKALAEHIGRQFLAEAPKRNRSASEVTIAEVLAHYLSLKKDTATRPKELAARAENLMAFWGDKTLDDITSGTCAEYVRRRGNQNGSRRELEDLRAACRQAIADNVTRQSVTVTLPPKAKGRVKHLDRPTLAKLIWAAYRKRGRFRGAPNKRKPTVHIARFALAAVYTGSRSSRIWQASFVKEPWRPYIDLEAGVFYRAWEGEMVASNKRAPPIRLPARLLAHMRRWHAKGAKYVVEYNGKPADPKRAFRNLVDEVLGEGADGVVRHTLRHTAATWLMQAATDKWEASGYLGMTLETLEKTYGHHHPDHQAGVGQAFTTGRAGRMK; from the coding sequence ATGTCGCGTGCCCGCAAACCAGCCAGATTGTGGCTCCGCCCGGCCGACAAGGACCGAGAAGCGGTCTGGCTCATCCTCGACGGAGGGAAGCAGTTCCGCACAGGCTGCAGTCAGCATGATCGTGCAGGAGCTGAGAAAGCGCTAGCGGAACATATCGGCAGGCAGTTCCTGGCCGAGGCTCCGAAGCGGAATCGGTCAGCATCCGAAGTGACGATCGCCGAGGTGCTAGCGCACTATCTCTCGCTGAAGAAGGACACGGCGACCCGGCCGAAGGAACTTGCGGCGCGTGCCGAGAACCTTATGGCGTTCTGGGGTGACAAAACCCTCGACGACATTACGAGCGGCACCTGTGCCGAGTACGTGCGCCGCCGCGGAAATCAGAATGGTTCGCGGCGCGAACTGGAAGATCTGCGCGCCGCGTGTCGCCAGGCTATCGCCGATAATGTCACGCGCCAATCTGTAACCGTTACCCTGCCGCCAAAGGCCAAAGGGAGGGTCAAGCATCTAGACCGACCGACCCTCGCCAAGCTTATCTGGGCCGCCTACCGCAAACGTGGTAGATTCCGCGGTGCCCCAAACAAGCGGAAGCCTACAGTCCACATCGCGCGGTTTGCTTTGGCTGCGGTGTACACCGGCAGTCGCTCATCGCGGATATGGCAGGCGTCGTTTGTGAAGGAGCCGTGGCGCCCGTACATCGATCTGGAGGCTGGCGTATTCTATCGCGCGTGGGAGGGTGAGATGGTGGCCTCGAATAAGCGTGCGCCGCCGATCCGCCTTCCTGCTCGTCTGCTCGCCCATATGAGGCGGTGGCATGCTAAGGGCGCCAAGTATGTCGTCGAGTACAACGGCAAGCCTGCGGACCCCAAGCGAGCTTTCCGCAACTTGGTCGACGAGGTGTTGGGTGAGGGCGCCGACGGCGTCGTCCGACACACATTGCGGCACACCGCGGCCACATGGCTCATGCAGGCAGCCACCGACAAGTGGGAGGCATCCGGCTATCTGGGGATGACCTTGGAGACGCTAGAGAAAACATACGGCCATCACCACCCGGATCATCAGGCGGGTGTCGGTCAAGCATTTACAACAGGGAGGGCAGGGCGAATGAAGTAG
- a CDS encoding head-tail connector protein, whose product MMTALSLAEAPAPAVTLADAKAFLHVWHSDDDALITNLIAAATDKLDGADGMLGRCIGRQKWKAAFDCFPFGVLKLPLPPLHAVTSIKYQDIVGSEQTLDPAAYRVSGIGGNGVIEPVGQWPHTYHCRAAVDVEFEAGYDPVPASIKHLILGLAFYWYENRGTAANSNLVGHDAPFGFDDALTQWRVPFVG is encoded by the coding sequence ATGATGACCGCCCTTTCTTTGGCTGAGGCTCCGGCCCCGGCCGTGACGCTCGCCGATGCAAAGGCTTTTTTGCACGTCTGGCACTCCGACGACGACGCACTGATCACGAACTTGATCGCCGCCGCCACCGATAAACTCGACGGCGCGGATGGGATGCTCGGCCGCTGCATCGGCCGCCAGAAGTGGAAGGCGGCTTTCGATTGCTTCCCGTTCGGCGTTCTGAAACTGCCGCTCCCGCCGCTACATGCCGTCACCAGCATCAAGTATCAGGATATTGTCGGCAGCGAACAGACGCTGGACCCCGCCGCCTACCGCGTTTCTGGCATCGGTGGAAACGGCGTCATCGAGCCGGTCGGCCAATGGCCTCATACCTACCATTGCCGGGCCGCCGTCGATGTGGAATTCGAGGCCGGTTACGACCCAGTGCCGGCATCCATCAAGCACCTAATCCTCGGCTTGGCGTTCTATTGGTACGAGAACCGCGGCACGGCTGCCAACTCCAATCTGGTCGGTCACGACGCGCCTTTCGGCTTCGACGATGCCCTTACGCAGTGGAGGGTTCCGTTCGTTGGTTAA
- a CDS encoding MgtC/SapB family protein: MEQILADLFPRTEVPYPVILARMVGAILFGAVIGAEREYRDHAAGLRTHILVALAASVFALLALESVHMASFSDEQVRIDPLRVIEAVTSGVAFLAAGMIVFSRGEVRGLTTGAGMWLAGAVGLSVGLGYWFVGFFATLACFIVLFMLGKVEQRYGAEKSKRVGEE, from the coding sequence ATGGAACAGATCCTTGCAGACCTCTTTCCGAGGACCGAAGTGCCCTATCCGGTCATCCTCGCCCGCATGGTGGGCGCCATCCTGTTCGGCGCGGTCATCGGGGCCGAGCGGGAATATCGCGATCATGCGGCGGGGCTACGCACCCATATCCTCGTCGCGCTTGCGGCGTCGGTCTTCGCGTTGCTGGCGCTTGAAAGCGTGCATATGGCCAGCTTTTCCGACGAGCAGGTGCGTATCGATCCGCTGCGCGTCATCGAGGCCGTCACGTCGGGCGTTGCGTTCCTGGCGGCGGGCATGATCGTCTTCTCGCGCGGCGAGGTGAGGGGGCTGACGACCGGGGCGGGCATGTGGCTTGCCGGCGCGGTCGGCCTTTCGGTCGGCCTCGGCTACTGGTTCGTCGGCTTCTTCGCGACGCTCGCCTGTTTCATCGTGCTCTTCATGCTCGGCAAGGTCGAGCAACGCTATGGCGCGGAAAAGTCGAAACGGGTGGGAGAGGAGTAG
- a CDS encoding helix-turn-helix domain-containing protein, whose amino-acid sequence MDQNNLSGRQLAAARTLLGKTQAEIASAAKISVPTLKRMEASEGSVSGMPNNVAAVVQALLDFGILFIPSNGNGPGVRLRDRQE is encoded by the coding sequence ATGGATCAGAATAACCTATCTGGCCGACAACTTGCGGCGGCAAGAACGCTCCTCGGAAAGACGCAGGCTGAGATTGCCTCGGCGGCGAAAATCAGTGTGCCCACTCTGAAGCGAATGGAGGCGAGTGAGGGAAGTGTGTCAGGCATGCCAAACAACGTAGCTGCTGTTGTGCAGGCGCTATTAGACTTCGGCATCCTCTTCATCCCGTCCAACGGCAACGGCCCTGGAGTGCGCCTGCGGGACCGGCAGGAGTGA
- a CDS encoding head-tail adaptor protein gives MRERIAFQTRTEVDDGFGNVTSGPFETVFEEPARLKPGLGSETVIAARLAGTQPYTMTIRSSTRTRQITPAWQAVDARNPTRIFDIKAIANPDEWSSNLNLVVVEQ, from the coding sequence ATGAGAGAGCGTATCGCATTCCAGACCCGCACGGAGGTTGATGACGGTTTCGGCAACGTGACGAGCGGGCCGTTTGAGACTGTCTTCGAAGAACCGGCACGCCTAAAGCCCGGCCTTGGATCCGAGACCGTTATAGCGGCCCGCCTGGCCGGCACCCAGCCGTACACCATGACCATCCGCAGTTCGACCAGGACGCGGCAGATTACGCCAGCGTGGCAAGCTGTGGACGCTCGCAACCCGACACGAATCTTCGACATCAAAGCGATTGCCAACCCCGATGAATGGAGCAGCAATCTCAACCTCGTGGTGGTCGAACAATGA
- a CDS encoding phage terminase small subunit P27 family produces MKGRKAAVTVTDGALKKVPPAPKDLSPLAQAVWRRELAPLVRAEKIAAHELPLFKSYCSATARIDEAQAEILKHGLLIVGASGELKRNPATTIQKEAIALQARLATEFGISPASRNKNEGFHDRSEDAPPGVDI; encoded by the coding sequence ATGAAAGGCCGGAAAGCTGCTGTTACGGTGACGGACGGCGCGCTCAAGAAGGTGCCGCCCGCACCGAAGGATCTGTCGCCGCTCGCCCAGGCCGTGTGGCGGCGTGAGCTAGCGCCTTTGGTCAGGGCAGAGAAGATCGCGGCGCACGAGCTGCCGCTATTCAAATCTTACTGCTCCGCCACGGCTCGCATCGACGAGGCGCAGGCCGAAATCTTGAAGCATGGGCTGCTGATCGTCGGCGCGTCCGGCGAGCTCAAGCGCAATCCGGCGACGACGATTCAAAAGGAGGCCATTGCCCTCCAGGCGCGCCTTGCGACCGAATTTGGGATCAGCCCGGCCAGCCGCAACAAGAACGAAGGTTTCCATGACAGAAGTGAAGACGCGCCGCCCGGCGTGGATATCTGA
- a CDS encoding DUF3168 domain-containing protein has product MDPALDILQRVVAVMKADAAVSALVGSKVFDRPPHKDGEPDVPSPYISLGPHDTTTDETGDCFDVVSISFQVDVWSWGNGEAYSRAEAGHIASAVRKALHTKYVNLVSGDEVEVLHRQTRMLRDPDGTNHAAMTFEALVDVT; this is encoded by the coding sequence ATGGATCCCGCACTTGATATTCTCCAGCGCGTCGTCGCCGTAATGAAGGCAGATGCCGCTGTGTCCGCCCTGGTCGGTTCTAAGGTCTTCGATCGGCCGCCGCACAAAGACGGCGAGCCCGACGTGCCCAGTCCCTATATCTCGCTTGGCCCGCACGACACCACGACCGACGAAACTGGTGATTGCTTTGATGTCGTGTCCATCAGTTTCCAGGTAGACGTCTGGTCGTGGGGCAACGGCGAAGCCTACAGCCGTGCGGAGGCCGGCCATATCGCATCTGCGGTGCGGAAAGCTCTGCACACGAAATACGTCAACTTGGTCTCGGGCGATGAGGTGGAAGTGCTCCATCGTCAAACTCGCATGCTGCGCGATCCAGACGGCACGAACCATGCGGCTATGACGTTCGAGGCGCTGGTGGATGTCACGTAA
- a CDS encoding HK97-gp10 family putative phage morphogenesis protein, with protein sequence MVKITVNVKGLSAALRQAPATVAEKVDKALEKNATELVGAAKALAESSRQTGALIASIASEKVSGGYAVEAKDEAAGPVEWGTRKQEAEPFLYPAYRLNKKRSRGRVRRAIKAAIKEAGLGK encoded by the coding sequence TTGGTTAAGATCACCGTAAACGTGAAGGGCCTTTCCGCAGCGCTCCGGCAGGCTCCGGCCACCGTCGCGGAGAAGGTGGACAAGGCCCTCGAGAAGAACGCCACCGAGCTTGTCGGCGCGGCCAAGGCTCTGGCCGAATCCTCCCGTCAGACAGGTGCCCTGATCGCCAGCATTGCCAGCGAGAAGGTCAGTGGCGGCTACGCCGTCGAAGCCAAGGACGAGGCGGCCGGCCCCGTCGAATGGGGCACGCGAAAGCAGGAGGCGGAGCCGTTCCTGTACCCGGCATACAGGTTGAACAAGAAGCGTAGCCGCGGGCGTGTCCGGCGCGCGATCAAGGCGGCAATCAAAGAAGCGGGACTCGGAAAATGA